The Triticum aestivum cultivar Chinese Spring chromosome 3A, IWGSC CS RefSeq v2.1, whole genome shotgun sequence genome includes a region encoding these proteins:
- the LOC123057585 gene encoding uncharacterized protein has translation MAGLMKETSSGLMGNRDARKSHGKKKFKIPRKSFRLCRSDEYGTFPFVDRRLQLRTTSLYRETYKRILFRSALQDYNERVRDGMLTWEAYEEHRLTIDSSMQTIRHSIQRYKERRLQRGLFYLANKVGGNGLTNRTHLYHMPLKEALRKHRQEDKRRKQLLNAFNNSKKSSIFDTILQIPSVKRLVMYTLSSLILGCVIIFYERS, from the exons ATGGCTGGATTGATGAAGGAGACTAGCAGCGGCCTAATGGGGAACCGAGACGCCCG CAAAAGCCATGGAAAGAAAAAATTCAAGATACCAAGAAAAAGTTTTAGACTTTGCCGCAGCGACGAGTATGGTACCTTCCCATTTGTCGACCGACGCCTTCAGCTCAGGACCACATCGTTGTATCGTGAAACGTACAAACGCATCCTTTTTAGATCAGCGCTCCAGGACTACAATGAACGCGTGAGGGACGGCATGCTTACTTGGGAAGCTTATGAAGAGCATCGCCTCACCATCGATAGCTCGATGCAAACTATCAGACATAGTATCCAAAGATACAAAGAGCGCCGCTTGCAGCGTGGGCTATTTTACTTGGCAAATAAAGTAGGCGGAAACGGGCTGACTAACCGTACACACTTGTATCACATGCCTCTCAAAGAAGCGTTAAGGAAACATCGACAAGAAGACAAAAGGAGGAAACAACTATTGAATGCTTTCAACAATTCAAAGAAATCAAGCATCTTTGACACCATCCTGCAGATACCGTCTGTGAAAAGGCTAGTCATGTATACATTGTCTTCCCTTATATTGGGTTGCGTTATAATTTTTTATGAAAGGTCATGA